One Engystomops pustulosus chromosome 7, aEngPut4.maternal, whole genome shotgun sequence DNA window includes the following coding sequences:
- the ZDHHC7 gene encoding palmitoyltransferase ZDHHC7, producing the protein MQASAHRFRDVEHHPLLNESDGYNSAPSEVELTDKLWFIRDGCGMVCAVITWMLVFYADFVVTFVMLLPSRDFWYSVINGTMFNCLAVLALTSHLRTMLTDPGAVPKGNATKEYMESLQLKPGEVIYKCPKCCSIKPERAHHCSICKRCIRKMDHHCPWVNNCVGEKNQRFFVLFTMYIALISLHALVLCGFQLFTCVRGQWTDCSSFSPPVTVILMIFLCLEGLLFLTFTTVMFGTQIHSICNDETEIERLKSEKPTWERRLRWDGMRSVFGGQPSFLWINPFAGLQIRRFLRARKGGTEFSV; encoded by the exons ATGCAGGCGTCGGCACATCGCTTCCGTGACGTGGAGCATCATCCTCTTCTTAATGAGAGTGATGGCTACAACTCTGCCCCCTCAGAGGTGGAGCTCACAGACAAGCTTTGGTTTATACGGGATGGCTGCGGCATGGTTTGCGCTGTGATAACATGGATGTTGGTCTTCTATGCGGACTTTGTGGTGACTTTTGTTATGCTGCTCCCCTCCAGAGACTTTTGGTACTCTGTTATTAATGGGACCATGTTCAACTGCCTGGCAGTGCTGGCGCTGACCTCCCACCTGAGGACGATGCTGACTGATCCG GGAGCAGTTCCCAAAGGAAATGCCACAAAAGAATACATGGAGAGTTTACAGCTGAAGCCCGGAGAGGTCATATACAAGTGTCCAAAGTGCTGCAGCATCAAACCAGAGCGTGCCCACCACTGCAG TATTTGTAAGAGATGTATCCGGAAGATGGACCACCACTGTCCATGGGTCAATAACTGCGTGGGAGAGAAGAACCAGAGATTCTTTGTGCTCTTCACA ATGTACATCGCACTCATCTCCCTCCATGCTCTCGTACTGTGTGGCTTCCAGCTCTTTACCTGTGTCCGGGGACAGTGGACAG ACTGCAGCTCTTTCTCACCCCCAGTCACAGTCATCCTCATGATCTTCCTCTGCCTGGAAGGGCTCCTCTTCCTCACATTCACAACCGTCATGTTTGGGACCCAGATTCACTCCATATGCAATGACGAAACG GAAATTGAGCGATTGAAAAGTGAAAAGCCAACCTGGGAGCGAAGACTGCGCTGGGATGGGATGAGGTCTGTCTTCGGGGGGCAGCCATCTTTCCTATGGATTAACCCCTTTGCTGGCCTCCAAATCAGACGTTTCCTGAGAGCACGAAAAGGTGGCACTGAGTTTTCAGTGTGA